In Spirochaeta thermophila DSM 6578, the following proteins share a genomic window:
- the spoVG gene encoding septation regulator SpoVG has product MEVTDIRIKRVEGGGKLKAYVTVTFDDCFVVHNIKVIEGRTATFIAMPSRRTRNGEYKDVAHPIKADFREKLQADILSMYERMGEREEISMADEAPQAGV; this is encoded by the coding sequence ATGGAAGTTACTGACATCCGGATAAAGAGAGTGGAGGGGGGAGGGAAACTCAAGGCGTACGTCACGGTCACCTTTGATGATTGCTTCGTGGTGCACAACATAAAGGTCATCGAGGGGAGGACTGCGACGTTTATCGCCATGCCGAGCAGGAGGACGCGGAACGGGGAGTATAAGGATGTAGCTCATCCGATCAAGGCCGATTTCCGGGAGAAGCTTCAGGCCGATATCCTCTCCATGTACGAGCGGATGGGGGAGCGTGAGGAGATCTCGATGGCAGATGAAGCTCCCCAGGCGGGAGTATAG
- a CDS encoding 50S ribosomal protein L25, giving the protein MKKTKLTAIVRTAQKKTEAKALRREGKIPAVIYGGKDQVPVALDAREFHRTFHGTVAENVIVDLSLEGKETRQVLIKDYQYDPIRGQYIHLDFMEINPEKKLKTHVPIHLEGTPEGVKKGGLLEFFVQELEVTCLPKDLPEAIVLDISSLEVGDSLHVQDIQAPDGVEILNPPDQTVVAVGHAVSEVVVETPEAVEEEGGAAVSEESED; this is encoded by the coding sequence GTGAAAAAGACCAAATTGACTGCGATCGTGCGAACGGCACAGAAGAAGACCGAGGCAAAAGCCCTTCGGCGGGAGGGTAAGATCCCTGCCGTGATCTATGGGGGAAAGGATCAGGTGCCTGTAGCGCTCGATGCGAGGGAGTTCCATAGGACTTTTCACGGAACCGTTGCCGAGAATGTCATCGTGGACCTTTCCTTGGAAGGCAAAGAGACGCGGCAGGTCCTCATAAAGGATTATCAGTACGATCCGATCCGAGGGCAGTATATTCATCTCGATTTCATGGAGATCAATCCCGAGAAGAAACTCAAGACACATGTTCCCATCCACCTCGAGGGCACCCCCGAAGGGGTGAAGAAGGGAGGACTCCTGGAATTCTTTGTGCAGGAACTGGAAGTCACCTGTCTTCCGAAGGATCTTCCCGAGGCGATTGTACTGGATATCTCGTCTCTCGAAGTCGGCGATTCCCTCCATGTACAGGATATCCAGGCCCCGGATGGCGTGGAGATCCTCAATCCTCCGGATCAGACGGTGGTGGCTGTCGGTCACGCGGTGAGCGAAGTCGTCGTCGAGACACCTGAAGCGGTCGAGGAAGAGGGCGGTGCCGCTGTCTCCGAGGAATCCGAGGACTGA
- the pth gene encoding aminoacyl-tRNA hydrolase yields MVGLGNPGRRYALTRHNVGWWTVERIASTHLHAPFKEKALWAEARGTIKGREVVLIKPLTYMNRSGAIFSHLLVDRTWLPWHLVVVCDQVDLTPGNGRLRIGGGHAGHNGLKSIIQHLGSPDFVRYYVGVGRPPEGEDLADYVLSVPPREERERIEETVLRFVEHLPRLIEEEVESVMEVLNRRYY; encoded by the coding sequence ATCGTCGGTCTTGGTAATCCCGGTAGGCGTTATGCGCTCACACGGCACAATGTAGGGTGGTGGACCGTGGAGCGCATAGCGTCCACCCATCTGCATGCCCCTTTCAAGGAGAAAGCTCTGTGGGCTGAGGCCCGAGGGACGATCAAGGGGCGGGAGGTGGTCCTCATAAAACCCCTCACCTACATGAACAGATCCGGTGCGATCTTCTCACATCTGCTCGTTGATCGAACGTGGCTTCCGTGGCATCTCGTCGTGGTGTGCGATCAAGTCGATCTCACGCCGGGAAACGGCAGGTTAAGGATCGGAGGGGGACACGCAGGACACAACGGTCTCAAATCGATCATTCAGCACCTCGGTTCTCCTGACTTCGTCCGGTACTATGTGGGGGTGGGACGTCCTCCAGAAGGGGAGGACCTCGCGGACTATGTGCTCTCTGTGCCTCCGCGGGAAGAAAGGGAGAGGATCGAGGAAACGGTACTCCGTTTTGTGGAGCATCTTCCCCGTCTCATCGAGGAAGAGGTGGAGAGTGTCATGGAGGTCCTCAACCGGCGGTACTACTGA
- the tilS gene encoding tRNA lysidine(34) synthetase TilS, translating into MLEKVYTFFKGFDHVEGAVVLVACSGGPDSTALLHSLFLLRQRLNLTLKVVYLDHGIRPRSERDQEYRFVMSLAETRDLPSHIKRLPEGWILHRAKASKKSVEEVAREERYAFFEELLSKGEGDYVALGHTRDDQVETVVFRFLRGSDPLALRGMSPVRDRYLRPLLSCSRSEVLSFLQEQGLSYLEDSSNEKDSYDRNFLRIHVLPLLEKRFPGWTKAVVALSEKAELYHRYLERRVPVGEIPIEEIPSGLRVPFHLVSMADPLERYLLFYRLYQVFMSREGSSEGEELPFWHIRPYVWHPESLWDGIVVGRGVMMRREGEYLVVRSHVVLHGENGYFVVIEKEGEFRLTDELRMEVRCGRHIPFEKGRPGANEMVLPVGTYVCRSRKAGDAVARGSLRRSVHKVFQMWNLPPHLRCSIPVLEAPGKGIVAILGGWAGYEDIFADPNPVPFKGDEDVLYIRLHHVGRSIER; encoded by the coding sequence ATGCTCGAAAAAGTGTACACCTTTTTCAAGGGATTCGATCACGTGGAAGGAGCGGTGGTCCTCGTCGCTTGTTCGGGAGGGCCTGATAGTACCGCGCTCCTCCACTCCCTCTTCCTCCTTCGCCAACGATTGAACCTGACTCTCAAGGTGGTGTATCTCGATCACGGGATACGCCCTCGGTCGGAGCGGGATCAGGAGTATCGGTTCGTGATGTCTCTGGCGGAGACCCGTGACCTCCCCTCGCATATCAAGCGGCTCCCCGAAGGATGGATCCTCCATCGTGCGAAGGCTTCGAAGAAGAGTGTGGAAGAGGTGGCCAGGGAGGAGCGCTATGCCTTCTTCGAGGAACTCCTCTCGAAAGGCGAAGGAGACTACGTGGCCCTCGGTCACACGCGGGATGATCAGGTGGAGACCGTCGTCTTTCGCTTCCTTCGGGGATCGGATCCTCTCGCCTTGAGGGGGATGTCACCCGTACGCGACCGCTATCTCCGTCCTCTTCTCTCCTGTTCGAGGAGTGAGGTTCTTTCCTTCCTGCAGGAGCAGGGGCTCTCTTATCTCGAGGATTCCTCAAACGAGAAGGATTCCTACGATCGCAATTTCTTGAGGATCCATGTCCTCCCGCTCCTCGAGAAGCGATTCCCCGGATGGACGAAGGCCGTCGTGGCGTTGAGCGAGAAGGCCGAGTTGTATCATCGTTATCTGGAGAGAAGAGTTCCTGTCGGGGAAATCCCCATCGAGGAGATCCCTTCCGGACTCAGGGTTCCCTTCCACCTCGTGTCGATGGCCGATCCCCTCGAGCGTTACCTCCTCTTCTACAGGTTGTACCAGGTGTTCATGAGTCGAGAGGGGTCATCCGAGGGTGAGGAATTGCCTTTCTGGCACATACGTCCGTATGTATGGCATCCGGAATCCCTGTGGGACGGGATAGTGGTGGGGAGAGGGGTCATGATGCGGCGGGAGGGTGAGTATCTCGTGGTGCGGTCCCATGTTGTCCTTCATGGAGAAAATGGGTATTTTGTAGTGATAGAAAAAGAAGGTGAGTTTCGACTTACCGACGAGTTGAGGATGGAGGTCCGATGTGGTCGACACATTCCCTTCGAGAAGGGAAGGCCTGGAGCGAATGAGATGGTTCTGCCTGTGGGAACGTATGTGTGCCGATCCAGAAAGGCGGGAGATGCGGTGGCGAGGGGGTCTCTCAGAAGGAGTGTGCATAAGGTTTTCCAGATGTGGAACCTTCCTCCTCACTTGAGATGTAGTATTCCCGTATTGGAAGCTCCAGGAAAGGGTATCGTAGCGATACTCGGGGGATGGGCGGGATATGAGGATATCTTTGCCGATCCGAACCCTGTCCCTTTCAAAGGAGACGAGGATGTACTGTATATCCGATTACACCATGTGGGAAGGAGCATTGAGCGGTGA
- the ftsH gene encoding ATP-dependent zinc metalloprotease FtsH — protein sequence MNQERDPKQPQFQFNPNSNRFALIFLFALITLFIISFFFSSQNTGLEIPYSTFLSYLEEGRVDSVTILDQFEIRGTLQSRDGERTLFTTKIPYYDDMLMRELREKGVRVSGDVKGVSPLRIVLELIPWIIGFLFIWFMFRQMQVGGNKAFSFGKSRARQYQDGKKVMFADVAGQEEAKNELQEVVEFLKNPHKFTRMGARIPKGVLLVGMPGTGKTLLARAVAGEAGVPFFHMSGSDFVEMFVGVGAARVRDLFDQGRKHAPCIIFIDELDAVGRVRGAGYGGGHDEREQTLNQLLVEMDGFESKEGVIVLAATNRPDVLDPALLRPGRFDRQVVVDMPDVKEREAILRIHARKVPLGEDVDFERIARGTAGTSGADLENLVNEAALLAARKNKGVVEMEDFEEARDKILMGVARKSRVLSREEKEKTAYHESGHALLHFLLEHVDPLHKVTIVPRGRALGMAVSLPEKDEYSKSKSWLMDRIKVAFGGYAAEKIVYNETTTGAKEDIRQATEIARRMVCEWGMSETLGPVALGQEEEPIFIGKEIARHKDYSEETARKIDEEIRNILTSALNEVMNLLGEHKEKLDVLARTLIERETLTEEDICELLNMRPRRVPGEA from the coding sequence GTGAATCAAGAACGCGATCCTAAACAGCCACAGTTCCAGTTCAATCCCAATAGCAATCGTTTTGCTCTCATCTTTCTTTTTGCCCTCATTACCCTCTTTATCATCAGCTTTTTCTTTTCGAGCCAGAACACGGGCCTTGAGATCCCGTATTCCACCTTCCTCTCCTACTTGGAAGAGGGGCGGGTCGATTCGGTCACCATTCTCGACCAGTTCGAGATACGTGGTACACTCCAGAGCAGGGATGGTGAGAGGACCTTGTTCACCACCAAGATTCCCTACTATGACGATATGCTCATGCGCGAGCTCCGGGAGAAAGGGGTCCGAGTCTCTGGGGACGTGAAGGGGGTCTCTCCACTCCGTATCGTTCTCGAACTCATCCCATGGATCATCGGGTTTCTGTTCATATGGTTCATGTTCCGACAGATGCAGGTGGGAGGAAACAAGGCCTTTTCCTTCGGGAAGAGCAGGGCGCGCCAGTATCAGGACGGCAAGAAGGTGATGTTCGCCGACGTCGCCGGCCAGGAGGAGGCGAAGAACGAGCTCCAGGAAGTGGTGGAGTTCCTCAAGAATCCTCACAAGTTTACCCGTATGGGCGCCCGTATCCCCAAGGGAGTGCTGCTCGTGGGGATGCCCGGGACGGGGAAGACCCTGCTTGCCCGTGCGGTGGCCGGAGAAGCCGGAGTGCCGTTCTTCCATATGTCCGGTTCGGATTTCGTGGAGATGTTCGTGGGAGTGGGTGCCGCACGCGTGAGGGACCTCTTCGATCAAGGACGGAAGCATGCCCCTTGCATCATATTCATCGATGAGTTGGATGCCGTGGGAAGGGTGCGGGGGGCAGGATATGGGGGGGGACATGATGAACGCGAACAGACCCTCAACCAGCTTCTCGTCGAGATGGATGGATTCGAGAGCAAGGAAGGGGTGATCGTGCTCGCGGCGACCAACCGCCCCGATGTCCTCGATCCGGCCCTTCTCAGGCCGGGACGCTTCGACCGTCAGGTTGTGGTGGACATGCCCGATGTGAAGGAGCGGGAGGCGATATTGCGCATTCATGCCCGTAAGGTTCCGCTCGGAGAGGATGTGGACTTCGAGCGGATCGCTCGCGGGACGGCGGGGACATCCGGGGCCGATCTCGAGAACCTGGTCAATGAGGCAGCCCTCCTCGCCGCTCGTAAGAACAAAGGTGTGGTGGAAATGGAAGACTTCGAGGAAGCGCGGGACAAGATCCTCATGGGAGTCGCCAGGAAGTCTCGAGTATTGAGCAGGGAAGAAAAGGAGAAGACGGCCTATCACGAGTCCGGTCACGCGCTCCTCCATTTCCTTCTCGAGCACGTGGATCCCCTCCACAAAGTGACCATCGTCCCGAGGGGGAGGGCGCTGGGAATGGCGGTCTCCCTTCCGGAAAAGGACGAGTACTCCAAGAGTAAGAGTTGGCTGATGGATCGCATAAAAGTCGCCTTCGGGGGTTATGCGGCCGAGAAGATCGTGTATAATGAGACGACCACGGGGGCGAAAGAGGATATCAGACAGGCCACCGAGATCGCCAGAAGGATGGTGTGCGAGTGGGGGATGAGTGAAACCCTTGGGCCCGTAGCCCTTGGACAGGAGGAGGAGCCCATCTTCATCGGCAAGGAGATCGCTCGGCATAAGGACTATTCGGAGGAGACCGCCCGCAAGATAGACGAGGAGATAAGGAACATCCTCACCTCTGCCTTGAACGAGGTGATGAATCTCCTGGGGGAACACAAGGAAAAACTCGACGTGCTCGCGAGAACTCTCATCGAGAGAGAGACCCTCACTGAAGAGGATATATGCGAGCTCCTGAATATGAGGCCCCGGCGGGTTCCGGGAGAAGCTTGA
- a CDS encoding tetratricopeptide repeat protein, which translates to MKSRSLLLFLLWGGLCGSLFSEEEPLFSKVAKIYARTAVDLYDEGHLESALQIALRGLDFSQDLPDLWFVKAAVLFDRAGRGWEVRDALVKALSAPLAPVYVEPQRIETLYFNVLWMQKEYHLLARLLRDEVASRERVPSEWYRLLLMAMKRTDDPDLEAWFTRALHLYPSEEWFIIGSALLGVGSPSRMVFSEGGDIAHLESLVRLFFEEERVELLRPLVTRWRRNGEASSLLSAFELARQRPRDPLLWQGFLHEGGYRQRELLLSCTRGASLTEEERVSLRAFIEGSPWYFWDTNMDGMPEYSIQMERGSPVRLSYDENQDGAPELEVVYLNGNPSFLAVYPVRERFFSVEFAPYPYISRCSWNTDTGKYILSLSSLSQELPIRGIPHGGADWYLADWGGSRPSFSFSLDELWRHAVSFEEIRISDELPWRKFTLEGRKILKQELRLYGEEGWDVRIWYRGGVPFKGERDPDGDGIFEIEDLFDAEGNLVESTVSEENLGYRYEEAEYRWFMENGGPTPTLRTPSLLGDSFDFISMCEELYDHGK; encoded by the coding sequence GTGAAATCCAGATCGTTGCTCCTCTTCCTGCTCTGGGGAGGGTTGTGTGGTTCCCTTTTCTCGGAGGAAGAGCCCCTCTTTTCGAAGGTGGCGAAGATATATGCCCGGACCGCGGTCGATCTCTACGATGAGGGACATCTGGAGAGTGCACTTCAGATCGCGTTGAGGGGCCTGGACTTCTCCCAGGATCTCCCCGATCTCTGGTTCGTCAAGGCAGCCGTTCTTTTCGACCGGGCGGGGAGGGGATGGGAGGTGCGGGATGCACTGGTGAAAGCCCTGAGTGCCCCTCTCGCGCCTGTATACGTGGAACCCCAACGGATAGAGACCCTCTATTTCAATGTGCTCTGGATGCAGAAGGAGTACCACCTGCTCGCTCGTCTTCTCCGGGATGAAGTCGCCTCCCGGGAGAGGGTTCCTTCCGAATGGTACAGGCTCCTGCTCATGGCCATGAAACGGACGGATGACCCCGACCTGGAAGCATGGTTCACGCGAGCGCTGCACCTGTACCCTTCGGAGGAATGGTTCATCATAGGTTCCGCACTCCTGGGTGTGGGATCCCCTTCGCGGATGGTCTTCTCTGAAGGTGGGGATATCGCTCACCTGGAGAGTCTCGTACGGTTGTTCTTTGAAGAGGAGCGTGTCGAGCTTCTTCGTCCTTTGGTCACACGGTGGCGGAGGAACGGGGAGGCATCCTCCCTCCTCTCGGCCTTCGAGCTGGCACGACAACGTCCTCGGGATCCTCTCCTGTGGCAAGGTTTCCTCCATGAAGGGGGCTATAGGCAGAGGGAACTCCTCCTGTCCTGCACCCGTGGGGCCTCCCTCACGGAAGAGGAACGTGTCTCCCTGCGTGCATTCATAGAGGGAAGTCCCTGGTATTTCTGGGATACCAACATGGACGGCATGCCGGAATATTCGATTCAGATGGAGAGGGGCAGTCCTGTGCGGCTCTCGTACGACGAGAATCAGGACGGTGCACCGGAACTGGAAGTGGTCTATCTCAATGGGAATCCTTCCTTCCTCGCTGTATATCCTGTGAGGGAACGGTTCTTTTCCGTGGAGTTCGCTCCGTACCCGTACATCTCACGATGCTCCTGGAACACCGACACTGGGAAGTATATCCTCTCGCTCTCCAGCCTCTCTCAGGAATTGCCCATCAGGGGAATCCCTCACGGCGGTGCCGACTGGTATCTCGCCGATTGGGGTGGGAGCCGTCCTTCCTTTTCTTTCTCCCTCGATGAGCTCTGGCGCCATGCCGTCTCGTTTGAGGAAATCAGGATCTCCGATGAGTTGCCCTGGCGGAAGTTTACCTTGGAGGGCCGGAAGATACTCAAACAGGAGCTTCGCCTCTACGGGGAAGAGGGATGGGATGTTCGTATATGGTATCGTGGGGGCGTTCCGTTCAAGGGCGAGCGCGATCCCGATGGGGATGGGATCTTCGAGATCGAGGACCTTTTCGATGCCGAAGGGAATCTCGTGGAAAGCACGGTGTCGGAAGAAAATCTCGGTTATCGCTACGAAGAGGCGGAATATCGCTGGTTCATGGAGAATGGGGGACCCACCCCCACTCTGCGGACGCCCTCACTGTTGGGTGACTCGTTCGATTTCATCAGCATGTGTGAGGAGCTGTATGATCATGGGAAATGA
- a CDS encoding trypsin-like peptidase domain-containing protein: protein MGNEHLKGILLWISLSVFVFSSCVTESGRAQETIPPVEEVTISMLESLLDDGKPERVLTLLSLMEAGGGAALSDDDRVHLRERALQMMKAGFSEAIEEKEFGKARELFVSLTTLGVELPEWSRGRLFFEEAEVLREEHCWVPALMMLYRAVEEGYSPPREALEPYISQAKKWKYSYWLSKVSPDGGESLSPSSDLLTRYVGGVVTIWVDRGISIRQGVGVPDRAIGSGFFIDDRGHLLTNYHVIHSEVDPSYEGYSRVFVRLPSRPEEKIPAKVLAYDTVFDLALLKTEVDVPVVLPLSLREGFSPGEKLFAVGSPGGLQSTLTSGIISALHRPFLELGDVLQVDVPVNPGNSGGPLLDERGEVVGVIFAGVEDFEGINFAIPGYWFPLIIPRLYGGGRVMYPWLGLSLYEGESGIEVVEVIPGGPLDGFPLSPGDVITSIDGRRVHTLREAQRVLLDLGPGTLVSLDYLHEDKPGRIITALGERPERVAEWILNRAPRPVVFSVLFGMRVEKVGGGLPWEENYRVVRVYPGSIADEASISVNDPFTLKKWVVNREDEYLAVQLYIKKRTSGFLDAYLQLAASFSLSNIL, encoded by the coding sequence ATGGGAAATGAACATCTCAAGGGGATCCTCCTGTGGATTTCTCTCTCGGTTTTCGTGTTTTCGTCCTGCGTCACCGAATCCGGAAGGGCGCAGGAGACCATTCCCCCTGTGGAAGAGGTGACGATCTCCATGCTCGAATCCCTCCTCGATGACGGAAAACCGGAGCGTGTGCTTACGCTTCTCTCCCTCATGGAGGCAGGAGGAGGCGCCGCCCTTTCGGACGATGATCGTGTTCATTTGAGGGAGCGGGCCCTCCAGATGATGAAGGCGGGATTTTCGGAGGCCATCGAGGAAAAAGAGTTCGGGAAAGCCCGCGAGCTCTTCGTGAGTCTCACGACGCTTGGGGTCGAACTGCCCGAGTGGAGCAGAGGACGCCTTTTCTTCGAGGAGGCGGAAGTCCTGCGGGAGGAGCATTGCTGGGTTCCCGCCTTGATGATGCTCTATCGAGCGGTGGAGGAGGGATACTCCCCTCCTCGTGAGGCCCTTGAACCATATATCTCACAGGCGAAAAAGTGGAAGTACTCCTATTGGCTTTCAAAGGTTTCGCCCGATGGGGGTGAGAGCCTTTCCCCATCCTCCGATCTTCTGACCCGATATGTAGGAGGGGTGGTGACCATCTGGGTGGACAGAGGAATCTCCATCCGCCAAGGGGTTGGAGTGCCCGACCGGGCCATAGGAAGCGGTTTTTTCATCGATGACCGGGGCCACCTGCTCACCAACTATCATGTGATCCACTCGGAGGTCGATCCCTCCTACGAGGGCTATTCGAGGGTCTTCGTCCGTCTCCCTTCACGACCGGAGGAGAAGATACCCGCAAAGGTCCTCGCGTATGATACTGTCTTCGATCTCGCCCTTCTCAAGACGGAGGTCGACGTCCCTGTGGTGCTTCCTCTTTCCTTGAGAGAAGGGTTCTCCCCGGGAGAGAAGCTCTTTGCAGTGGGTTCTCCCGGAGGTCTTCAGAGCACCCTCACCTCGGGGATCATCTCGGCCCTCCACCGGCCCTTCCTCGAACTGGGGGACGTCCTTCAGGTGGATGTACCAGTGAATCCCGGAAACAGCGGAGGTCCGCTCCTGGACGAGAGAGGGGAGGTGGTAGGGGTGATATTCGCCGGGGTGGAGGATTTCGAAGGTATCAACTTCGCCATTCCGGGGTACTGGTTTCCTCTCATCATCCCTCGCCTGTATGGGGGAGGGAGGGTGATGTACCCGTGGCTGGGACTCTCACTGTACGAAGGGGAGAGTGGGATCGAGGTCGTGGAGGTGATCCCCGGTGGACCCCTCGATGGATTTCCCCTGAGCCCAGGCGACGTCATCACATCGATAGATGGACGGAGGGTGCACACACTCAGGGAGGCCCAGCGGGTGCTTCTCGACCTCGGTCCGGGAACGCTTGTCTCTCTCGACTACCTGCATGAGGATAAACCGGGACGTATCATCACGGCACTTGGGGAACGGCCGGAGAGAGTGGCGGAATGGATCCTCAACCGGGCCCCGCGTCCCGTGGTGTTTTCGGTCCTTTTTGGAATGAGAGTGGAAAAGGTGGGTGGAGGCCTGCCGTGGGAGGAGAATTACAGAGTTGTTCGGGTATACCCGGGGAGCATCGCAGATGAGGCGAGTATCTCCGTGAACGATCCCTTTACGCTCAAGAAATGGGTGGTGAATCGAGAGGACGAATATCTGGCCGTTCAACTCTATATAAAGAAGCGCACATCAGGATTCCTCGATGCCTATCTTCAGCTCGCAGCCTCCTTCTCTCTCTCCAATATATTGTAG
- a CDS encoding DUF3276 family protein, translating into MGTRGELFSSKVFAGKRTYFFNVKENRYGELFLAIVESRKDELGEGFERDQVVVYREDLYRFLNGLREALKEIERLEQERSDDELGSFRL; encoded by the coding sequence ATGGGGACAAGAGGAGAACTCTTTTCATCAAAGGTATTCGCAGGCAAGAGGACCTACTTCTTCAATGTGAAAGAGAACCGGTATGGAGAACTCTTCCTCGCAATCGTGGAGAGCAGAAAGGATGAGCTGGGGGAAGGGTTTGAGAGGGATCAGGTGGTGGTCTACAGGGAAGATCTCTACCGTTTCCTCAACGGCCTAAGGGAAGCGCTCAAGGAGATCGAGCGGCTCGAACAAGAAAGGTCCGACGATGAATTGGGCAGCTTCCGATTGTGA
- a CDS encoding ribonuclease HII, which produces MDTVCGIDEVGRGPLAGPVVAAAVVLTPGTSLPGLKDSKKLSPEERERLFPLIQEAAAAVGVGWAWPHEVDRLNIHNATLKAMERAYEMLIQKLSPSLVPTEVVIDGRHAPPSITHARAVVKADTFVPEVMAASIVAKVFRDEWMKIYHRFLPEYTFSQHKGYPTRLHRERILTIGSCPIHRRTFLVRAARSP; this is translated from the coding sequence ATGGATACGGTATGCGGCATCGACGAGGTAGGCAGAGGCCCTCTCGCCGGCCCGGTGGTGGCTGCAGCGGTGGTTCTCACGCCTGGAACCTCCCTGCCCGGGCTCAAGGACTCAAAAAAACTCTCCCCTGAAGAGAGGGAGCGTCTCTTTCCTCTCATACAGGAAGCGGCAGCAGCCGTCGGGGTGGGATGGGCGTGGCCGCACGAAGTCGATCGTCTCAACATCCACAACGCCACGCTCAAGGCGATGGAACGGGCCTACGAAATGTTGATACAGAAGCTATCGCCGTCCCTCGTTCCCACCGAAGTAGTGATAGACGGGAGGCACGCCCCCCCGTCCATCACTCATGCACGGGCGGTAGTAAAAGCAGACACGTTCGTACCTGAAGTCATGGCTGCATCCATCGTGGCTAAAGTCTTCCGGGATGAATGGATGAAGATCTATCATAGGTTTCTGCCAGAATACACCTTTTCACAGCACAAAGGTTACCCCACCCGGCTTCACAGGGAACGGATTCTCACAATCGGAAGCTGCCCAATTCATCGTCGGACCTTTCTTGTTCGAGCCGCTCGATCTCCTTGA